In Salarias fasciatus chromosome 20, fSalaFa1.1, whole genome shotgun sequence, a single window of DNA contains:
- the pip4k2ca gene encoding phosphatidylinositol 5-phosphate 4-kinase type-2 gamma isoform X2, whose translation MAALANSGATSSPVVILAPKTKTKKKHFVQQKVKVFRASDPVLSVFMWGVNHSINDLNQVPVPVMLLPDDFKANTKVKVNNHLFNRENLPGHFKFKEYCPQVFRNLRERFGIEDLDYQVSLTRSPPSRSAGDQDDCLLLNSYDRTLVVKQISSEDVADMHSVLSEYHQHIVKCHGSTLLPQFLGMYRVSVDSEETYLMVMRNMFSHRLLVHRKYDLKGSLVAREASDKERGKELPTFKDVDFRNNMQKVYVSDEQKEKFMEKLNRDVEFLVQLKIMDYSLLLGIHDVGRAERAEDEEDEAPAEDEDDGENGAAAGSYGTSPEGIAGYLTSCRPLGPGEFDPYVDVYAVHSCSGAPQREVYFMGLIDVLTQYDTKKKAAHAAKTVKHGAGAEISTVHPEQYAKRFRDFISNIFA comes from the exons ATGGCTGCGCTCGCTAACTCGGGAGCGACGTCCAGTCCCGTGGTGATTCTGGCGCCCAAGACCAAGACGAAGAAGAAGCACTTCGTGCAGCAGAAGGTGAAGGTGTTCCGGGCCAGCGACCCCGTCCTCAGCGTCTTCATGTGGGGCGTCAACCACTCG ATCAACGACCTGAACCAGGTCCCGGTTCCCGTCATGCTGCTGCCCGACGACTTCAAGGCCAACACCAAGGTCAAGGTCAACAACCACCTGTTCAACAG AGAGAACCTGCCGGGACACTTCAAGTTCAAGGAGTACTGTCCTCAGGTCTTCAGGAACCTGCGGGAACGCTTCGGCATCGAGGACCTGGACTACCAG GTGTCTCTGACCCGCAGCCCGCCGTCCCGGAGCGCCGGCGACCAGGACGACTGTCTGCTGCTCAACTCCTACGACCGGACGCTGGTCGTCAAGCAGATCTCCAGCGAGGACGTGGCGGACATGCACAGCGTCCTGTCCGAGTACCACCAG cacATCGTGAAGTGTCACGGCAGCACGCTGCTGCCTCAGTTCCTGGGGATGTACCGGGTGAGCGTGGACAGCGAGGAGACCTACCTGATGGTCATGAGGAACATGTTCAGCCACCGGCTGCTGGTGCACAGGAAGTACGACCTGAAG GGCTCTCTGGTGGCTCGAGAAGCAAGTGACAAAGAGCGG GGGAAGGAGCTTCCCACCTTCAAGGACGTGGACTTCAGGAACAACATGCAGAAGGTTTATGTGAGCGACGAGCAGAAGGAGAAATTCATGGAGAAGCTGAACAGAGACGTGGAG TTCCTGGTCCAGCTGAAGATCATGgactacagcctgctgctgggcATCCACGACGTGGGCCGGGCGGAGCgggcggaggacgaggaggacgaggcgccggccgaggacgaggacgacggcGAGAACGGCGCGGCGGCCGGATCCTACGGCACGTCGCCCGAGGGCATCGCCGGGTACCTGACCTCCTGCAGACCCCTGGGGCCCGGAGAGTTCGACCCCTACGTGGACGTTTACGCCGTGCACAGCTG CTCAGGCGCTCCTCAGAGGGAGGTCTACTTCATGGGGCTGATCGATGTTCTCACTCAGTACGACACCAAGAAGAAAGCGGCGCATGCAGCCAAAACCGTGAAACACGGG GCCGGAGCAGAGATCTCCACCGTTCATCCGGAGCAATACGCCAAACGCTTCAGAGATTTCATCTCAAACATTTTTGCCTAA
- the pip4k2ca gene encoding phosphatidylinositol 5-phosphate 4-kinase type-2 gamma isoform X1, protein MAALANSGATSSPVVILAPKTKTKKKHFVQQKVKVFRASDPVLSVFMWGVNHSINDLNQVPVPVMLLPDDFKANTKVKVNNHLFNRENLPGHFKFKEYCPQVFRNLRERFGIEDLDYQVSLTRSPPSRSAGDQDDCLLLNSYDRTLVVKQISSEDVADMHSVLSEYHQHIVKCHGSTLLPQFLGMYRVSVDSEETYLMVMRNMFSHRLLVHRKYDLKGSLVAREASDKERGKELPTFKDVDFRNNMQKVYVSDEQKEKFMEKLNRDVEFLVQLKIMDYSLLLGIHDVGRAERAEDEEDEAPAEDEDDGENGAAAGSYGTSPEGIAGYLTSCRPLGPGEFDPYVDVYAVHSCPGAPQREVYFMGLIDVLTQYDTKKKAAHAAKTVKHGAGAEISTVHPEQYAKRFRDFISNIFA, encoded by the exons ATGGCTGCGCTCGCTAACTCGGGAGCGACGTCCAGTCCCGTGGTGATTCTGGCGCCCAAGACCAAGACGAAGAAGAAGCACTTCGTGCAGCAGAAGGTGAAGGTGTTCCGGGCCAGCGACCCCGTCCTCAGCGTCTTCATGTGGGGCGTCAACCACTCG ATCAACGACCTGAACCAGGTCCCGGTTCCCGTCATGCTGCTGCCCGACGACTTCAAGGCCAACACCAAGGTCAAGGTCAACAACCACCTGTTCAACAG AGAGAACCTGCCGGGACACTTCAAGTTCAAGGAGTACTGTCCTCAGGTCTTCAGGAACCTGCGGGAACGCTTCGGCATCGAGGACCTGGACTACCAG GTGTCTCTGACCCGCAGCCCGCCGTCCCGGAGCGCCGGCGACCAGGACGACTGTCTGCTGCTCAACTCCTACGACCGGACGCTGGTCGTCAAGCAGATCTCCAGCGAGGACGTGGCGGACATGCACAGCGTCCTGTCCGAGTACCACCAG cacATCGTGAAGTGTCACGGCAGCACGCTGCTGCCTCAGTTCCTGGGGATGTACCGGGTGAGCGTGGACAGCGAGGAGACCTACCTGATGGTCATGAGGAACATGTTCAGCCACCGGCTGCTGGTGCACAGGAAGTACGACCTGAAG GGCTCTCTGGTGGCTCGAGAAGCAAGTGACAAAGAGCGG GGGAAGGAGCTTCCCACCTTCAAGGACGTGGACTTCAGGAACAACATGCAGAAGGTTTATGTGAGCGACGAGCAGAAGGAGAAATTCATGGAGAAGCTGAACAGAGACGTGGAG TTCCTGGTCCAGCTGAAGATCATGgactacagcctgctgctgggcATCCACGACGTGGGCCGGGCGGAGCgggcggaggacgaggaggacgaggcgccggccgaggacgaggacgacggcGAGAACGGCGCGGCGGCCGGATCCTACGGCACGTCGCCCGAGGGCATCGCCGGGTACCTGACCTCCTGCAGACCCCTGGGGCCCGGAGAGTTCGACCCCTACGTGGACGTTTACGCCGTGCACAGCTGTCCAG GCGCTCCTCAGAGGGAGGTCTACTTCATGGGGCTGATCGATGTTCTCACTCAGTACGACACCAAGAAGAAAGCGGCGCATGCAGCCAAAACCGTGAAACACGGG GCCGGAGCAGAGATCTCCACCGTTCATCCGGAGCAATACGCCAAACGCTTCAGAGATTTCATCTCAAACATTTTTGCCTAA